In one Streptomyces sp. NBC_00597 genomic region, the following are encoded:
- a CDS encoding condensation domain-containing protein, which yields MRQFPLETHDMAPGRVVEWRLRSTAAAAADTDGAGDAAGRRASFNQDKHFTVAEESRGADDPVASWIAVTFEVAGVLDEQALTRALLAFVRRHEVLRCEFRRLAGELACEPIAACELALDTVPVAAFDSSEALRGFLVDRFKRSIDTLSWPLFTMGAVLREDSATVYLAFDHIVCDGLSMPIVVHEVQSAYEALRRGEDIDLPAAPSYLDFAEEQRRRYLSIDADDERLGYWKSFMARGEGEFFPRFPLELGVEPDRMYPIVNEASPLLDAAEAEVFEKACRAVGGKPFMGVLAAVAVCLREAGGPGVYRGFMPVSERGRAGWENSVGWFVNTMPIEFDASPGRDFAQVMAAVRAGFGEMMEHIDVPFVRAWELLAPAEFAARSWPYPVNFFSYIDVRKCPGAERHEDWRPTSHVWSARANGACSWFQRDTDGLHMNSIYVDTAPARRTMADFQEALRQTVREIARHGSLRRPVALAGPRRPVDSPLDTAPYARRS from the coding sequence ACGCACGACATGGCACCGGGACGGGTCGTCGAATGGCGGCTGCGGTCCACGGCCGCCGCGGCGGCGGACACCGACGGCGCGGGCGACGCGGCGGGCAGGAGGGCTTCGTTCAACCAGGACAAGCACTTCACCGTCGCGGAGGAGAGCCGCGGCGCGGACGATCCCGTAGCGTCCTGGATCGCGGTCACCTTCGAGGTCGCGGGCGTGCTGGACGAGCAGGCCCTGACCCGGGCCCTGCTGGCCTTCGTACGCCGCCACGAGGTGCTGCGGTGCGAGTTCCGGCGCCTCGCGGGCGAGTTGGCGTGCGAACCGATCGCCGCTTGCGAACTCGCCCTCGACACGGTGCCCGTGGCTGCGTTCGACTCCTCCGAGGCTCTGCGCGGCTTCCTCGTCGACCGGTTCAAGCGCAGCATCGACACGCTCTCCTGGCCGCTGTTCACCATGGGCGCCGTCCTGCGCGAGGATTCGGCGACCGTCTACCTGGCCTTCGACCACATCGTGTGTGACGGCCTGTCGATGCCGATCGTGGTCCACGAGGTGCAGAGCGCGTACGAGGCCCTGCGGCGCGGCGAGGACATCGACCTGCCGGCCGCGCCGAGCTACCTGGACTTCGCCGAGGAGCAGCGCCGGCGCTACCTCTCCATCGACGCCGACGACGAACGCCTCGGCTACTGGAAGTCGTTCATGGCGCGCGGCGAGGGCGAGTTCTTCCCCCGGTTCCCGCTCGAACTCGGCGTGGAGCCGGACCGGATGTACCCGATCGTCAACGAGGCCTCGCCGTTGCTGGACGCGGCCGAGGCGGAGGTGTTCGAGAAGGCCTGCCGGGCGGTGGGCGGCAAGCCGTTCATGGGGGTGCTCGCGGCCGTCGCGGTCTGTCTGCGCGAGGCCGGCGGGCCCGGCGTGTACCGGGGGTTCATGCCGGTCAGCGAGCGCGGCCGGGCCGGCTGGGAGAACTCGGTGGGGTGGTTCGTCAACACCATGCCGATCGAGTTCGACGCATCGCCCGGGCGGGACTTCGCCCAGGTCATGGCGGCGGTCCGGGCCGGTTTCGGCGAGATGATGGAGCACATCGACGTGCCGTTCGTCCGGGCCTGGGAGTTGCTGGCCCCCGCCGAGTTCGCCGCCCGCTCCTGGCCCTACCCGGTGAACTTCTTCTCGTACATCGACGTCCGCAAGTGCCCAGGCGCCGAGCGGCACGAGGACTGGCGGCCGACCTCCCACGTGTGGTCGGCGCGCGCCAACGGCGCCTGCTCCTGGTTCCAGCGGGACACCGACGGCCTGCACATGAACTCGATCTACGTGGACACCGCCCCCGCGCGCCGCACCATGGCCGACTTCCAGGAGGCGCTGCGGCAGACGGTCCGGGAGATCGCCCGGCACGGTTCGCTGCGCCGCCCCGTCGCGCTCGCCGGGCCGCGCCGTCCCGTCGACTCACCGCTCGACACCGCCCCGTACGCCCGCCGTTCCTGA
- a CDS encoding RNA polymerase sigma factor translates to MNTAQAVETVFRIESARIIAAVARIVRDVGIAEEIAQDALVAALERWPQSGVPDQPGAWLTATAKHRAIDLVRRKETYARKLAEVGRTLEDVPPPAEPAAPDDIDDDLLRLIFTACHPVLATEARIALTLRLMGGLTTQEIARAFLTSEPTVAQRIVRAKRALAKAGVPFEVPYGADREERLASVLEVIYLIFNEGYSATAGDDLVRPALCEDALRLARVLAALMPEEPEVHGLAALLEFQASRISSRTGPDGEPVLLADQNRSKWNRMLIRRGALAMQHAGSGPYSVQAAIAGCHAEAVRYEDTDWATIATLYGRLVELVPSPVVELNRAVAVSMAEGPQVALPLVDALAREPALRSYHLLPSVRGDLLERLGRKEEARAEFERAASLTRNARERALLLGRAARA, encoded by the coding sequence GTGAATACGGCCCAGGCGGTCGAAACGGTGTTCCGGATCGAGTCGGCGCGGATCATCGCCGCCGTCGCGCGCATCGTGCGCGACGTCGGGATCGCCGAGGAGATCGCACAGGACGCGCTGGTCGCCGCACTGGAACGGTGGCCGCAGTCGGGTGTCCCGGACCAACCGGGCGCCTGGCTCACGGCCACCGCCAAACACCGCGCGATCGACCTCGTCCGCCGCAAGGAGACGTACGCCCGCAAGCTCGCCGAGGTCGGCCGGACCCTGGAGGACGTGCCGCCGCCCGCCGAGCCGGCGGCCCCGGACGACATCGACGACGACCTGCTGCGGCTGATCTTCACCGCTTGCCATCCCGTCCTGGCCACCGAGGCCCGGATCGCGCTCACCCTGCGCCTGATGGGCGGGCTGACCACCCAGGAGATCGCCCGCGCCTTCCTCACCTCCGAGCCGACCGTCGCCCAACGCATCGTCCGGGCCAAGCGAGCCCTGGCCAAGGCGGGCGTGCCCTTCGAAGTCCCGTACGGCGCCGACCGCGAGGAGCGGCTCGCCTCCGTCCTGGAGGTGATCTACCTGATCTTCAACGAGGGCTATTCTGCGACCGCCGGCGACGACCTCGTACGCCCCGCCCTGTGCGAGGACGCCCTGCGCCTCGCCCGGGTACTGGCCGCCCTGATGCCCGAGGAGCCCGAGGTGCACGGGCTGGCGGCGCTGCTGGAGTTCCAGGCGTCCCGGATCTCTTCCCGCACCGGACCCGACGGTGAACCGGTGCTGCTCGCCGACCAGAACCGGTCCAAGTGGAACCGGATGCTGATCCGCCGCGGCGCCCTGGCCATGCAGCACGCGGGAAGCGGCCCGTACTCCGTCCAGGCCGCGATCGCCGGCTGCCACGCGGAGGCCGTCCGCTACGAGGACACGGACTGGGCGACGATCGCCACCCTCTACGGACGGCTCGTCGAGCTGGTCCCGTCACCGGTCGTGGAACTCAACCGGGCCGTCGCCGTCTCCATGGCCGAGGGCCCGCAGGTGGCGCTCCCGCTGGTCGACGCCCTCGCCCGGGAGCCGGCCCTGCGCAGCTACCACCTGCTGCCGAGCGTACGGGGCGACCTGCTGGAGCGGCTGGGTCGCAAGGAGGAGGCCCGCGCGGAGTTCGAACGCGCCGCCTCGCTCACCCGCAACGCCCGGGAACGGGCCCTGCTGCTCGGGCGTGCCGCCCGCGCGTGA